AACACGCGCCTCCGAATGAGCGCGGTAACGGGACTGGGTCAACTCGGCGACGCAGCCGGTGCGAGCGCAATCGTCTCACTCGCCAGTCTCGCACGCGGTCGTGACGAAGGGCTCGCGCTCGCCGCCGTCGCCGCCCTGCAAGGAATCGCGAGTGCGCGCTCCGCGCTCGACGAGCTGGCCCGCAGTGCAGTCATCGCGTCAGTGCAGTCCGCGGCGCGGGATGCCAATTCTTCCATCGCCTGACGAGACGATCATGGATACCGTGTCATGCAAACTCAAATTGGGCGCCTGGGAGATCGATACGAAGGACGATCCGCGCACTGAGCTTTTGCAAGTTCTCACAGAGCGCGGGATGAACTCGCCCGCGGGACGTTGCGAGGTGTCGCTGTTCGTAACGCCGGCCGCCAAGCCCGGGCTTCTCGAGCAGGCCGTTGGCGCCGCGGCGTCGGCGCTGGGCATCGGTGGCGGCGGGTCGTCGGGACCACCCAAGTTCTCGATGGACGTTCGCGGACTCGCCGTCGCGCACGATGATGCGATGGAGATCACGCTGTCCAACGGCGATCGATCGGCGAAGGTAATGACAGCCAAGGTGGATCGCGTGACGGGCCATCAAGGGCACGTGCGCTTCAGTGGGCGCGCAACGCTGGCAGCGGCGGCGCGCGCGCGCACCGATCGGGTGTTTCTCAGCCAGGGCATGGCGCAGATCGCCGGCGATCTCGCGACCGATGCGGGCGTCGGCACCGGCCAGATCGACACGGGTGACACCTATCCGTATTTCGTCGCCGACACGGCGCAGACGGTCTTCGATCATCTGCTGTCGCTCGCGCAGCTCGAAGGGATGGATCTCTACGACGATGCGGACGGGGCGATCGTGATGCGGCGGTTCGCGAAATCTGGCGCGGACCGAAAGCTCTATCACGGAATTCATCTGCTGGACGCGCGCGTCTACCACGACGTGACCGCCTGTGATCGTGTGCAGGTAACCGGCGAGGGACCGTCGAGCTCGGGTGGATCACAGAAGTGGCATCATCTCCTCAAGGATCCGGCGACCGTGCAATCGACCGCGGGCCAAGGCAGCGGTGCCCGACTCCTCGCGCGCTCGGCAGCGCGCTCGAGCGACGCCGTCGAGCGACTCGCGAAGGGCCGATTGGGCGCGGCGCTGGACGGTGCGACGCGCGGAACGCTCCGTTTGCTTGGCGATCCCACGATCACGTTGGGTGATGCCGTCGAGGTGACGAGCGCGCCGTGGCCCGAAGCCAACGGCGTTTACAAGGTCGTGCACGTTCGGCATCGCGTCGTAAAACGCGACGGCTATGTCACCACGCTCGGCGTCACAGGCATGGGCGGCAGCGACGCCGCCGGCGACATGCTCGGCGCCGCGTTGGGTGCGGTGGCGGGGCTGCTCTGATGTTCGACGCCGTCGGCGTGATCCGCGCGATCGTGGGCGAGCAATTGCGGGGCTATCGCACCGCGGAGCTTGGCGTAGTGACCGCGGTGTACGCGCACGCCGGCGGATCGGACGCCGACTGGTATCAGTGCGACGTGCGGTTGCGCGATTCCGGTCTCGAGCTCAAACGGGTAGCCGTCACGACGCAGCGCATCGGCGCGGGTGCGCTGCCGGACGTCGGCAATCTCGTATTGCTCCAGTTCATCGGCGGCGCGATCGACGCGGCGGTCATCGTCGGCTGTCTGTACAACGAAGACGACGCGCCGCCAAAGATCAAAGCGCACGAACACGTCTACGTCTCGCCGCACAGGGAAGAGAGTGGGATTCGCCGCTTTCACATCGAGTTGCCAAACAGCAACTCGCTGACGCTCGACGACGACAAGCTGAAGCTCGAGATGGGGCGCACGACGATCGAAGTGACTCACGACGGCGATGTCGCGATGAACGTCGGCGGAAAGTTGAGCATCGTCGCCGACGGTGACGCGAGCATCGAATCGAAGGGGAGCATCGCGCTCAACGCGGGGACCGACGTTTCGGTCGAGGGGATGAACGTGTCGGTCAAAGCGCAGGCGGAAGCAAAGTTCGAGGGCAGCGCATCGGCGACGCTCAAGGGCGCGGCGGTCACGCTCGCGGGTCAGGCGCAGTTCTCACCCGCTTAGGAGAATTCTCGAAATGCCTGGATGTCCCGTCACCATCGGATGCAGCGTCGTCGTCTCGCCTGGAATGGCGATCGCACCGGACACCGGCGTTATCACCATGATTCCGCCCGGGGGACCGTTGGCGAACGGAATGCCGCTCGCTTTTGCCGGCGCCATGTGCACGATGGTCAACTCCGTTACCGGCGTTCCATATCCGCTCGTGATCGGGTCGCTCATTCCCAGCATGGTGAAAGCGGGTGGCCAGCCATTGGTACGCGTGGGTGACGCCATTCCCGGCGCCCCGGGCGTGCTCACCATTATCGGCCCGCCGGCGTCGCCAGCGGTCGTCGACTCCACCGGGTGACCCCGATGACCGACGACCTCCTCGGACGCGACCTTGACCTCGGCTTCATCGCCGATGAAGAAGGGCGTGTGCTCGCCGGACCGTCGATGCGGGCGGATCTGCGCGCGAAACGGCGCGAGGGAGCGAGCTCGCGCAAGCTCGATCTCGCGACGATCGATGGCCGAGCCAATCTGGCGCAGGCCATCATCCTCCGGCTGATGTGCGAACGGGAGGAGCTCTCGGTCCTCGGCGTGCCGTGGTACGGGTCGCGGCATCATCGGCTGATCGGCGAGCCGAATACGGAGGGCAACCGCGCGCTCGTGAAGCTCTACGTTCTTGAGTGTCTTCGTCAGGAGCCTCGGCTCGAGAAAATCCTCAAGGTCGACGTCCGGCCAGGCGACGGCCTCGCGAAACGCGACACGTGCCGGATCGAGATCTCCGCACAAATCATCGGCAGCGCCACACCGCTCAATCTCGTCGTGCCGTTCTCGTTCGGCGGAGGTGCGGCATGACCTTCGTTCCGCAGCCATTCGAGCAAATCGCCGACGACCTGCTCACCGCGCTCACCGGCGGTGTCACGCGCGAGGAGCATCAGTTCATCGGCTTGGAGGAGAGCTACGGCGTCGCGTCGCCCGACGTGATTCCAGAAAGTATCGGCGTGTCGGGGCAGATCGGTGCGACCTACGTGCGCTTCGATCGCGACATCGATTACACGCTCGACTTCACCAACGGCACCATCCGGTTCAAAGATGGCGGGGGCGCTCGGCGTCCGGACGACCGGAGTTTTTTCTATCTCAGCTACTACCGCTCGGAGACGCCGAAGAAGCTCACCGATCGCAATCCGGGAAGCGTGACCTTCTTGCTCGCGAACGCGTTCGCGCGCGAGGTCGCCGTGCTACAGAAGCAAATGGCGTTCATCTACGACTCGGCCTACGTCGAGCTCGCCACGGGAACGTCGCTCGAGCATGTCGCCGCGCTGCTCGGCATCACGCGCAAGGATGCGCGCTTCGCGATGGGCGAAGTGTTGTTCCTGCGCGATACGCCGGCGCACGGCGACATCTCGATTCCGGCCGGCACCGTCGTCGCCACCGAGCGCGGCGAGAGCTTCGAGACCGTCGAGCGACGCACGCTCAATCGCGGCCAACTGTCTGTGACGGCCGCGATCCGCGCGACCGTCGACGGCACACCGGGCAAGGTCGACGCGCGCACGATCGATCTTATCACGCGGCCGATCTTCGGCATCACCGGCGTGATCAATCCCGAGGCCACGGCGTTCTCGACGGAGAAGGAGACCGACGAAGCGCTGCGCCGCCGCATCAGAGGAACGATCGAGCGCGCCGGCAAAGCGTCGCTCGAGGCGATCAAGCTCGCGCTTCTCGAGCAGGTGCCCGGTCTGAATGACACCAACGTGCAGGTCGTCGAGCGAACCGACGTCGCCGGCATGGTCGACGTGAAGATTGGGCTTGGCGATCAGGTCGACGACACGCTCATTCGGCGCGTCGAAGATGCGATTCTCTCCGCGCGTGCCGCGGGGGTGCGCGTCACGCACAACCTGCCGCGCAAAGGCGCGCGTACTGACGGTGAAGGCGCTGCGGTGTTGATCGCCGAAGGAGCGCGCCCGCCGGTGCGTCTCGATCCTGACGTCGTTGCGCGCAACGCGACGGGTGTGCTCGAGCTGCAACTCGTCGTGCTCGTGCGTCTGCTCGACCCGGCGCTGAGTGCGGCGCAGAAAGACGGCGTCGAAGAAGAAATTCGCGCGCGCGTTAAGGCCTACTTCGAGTCGCTGCCGATGGGAGCGCCGGTGATCCACAGCAAGGTCCTCGCGGCGGTCGTCGGCCACGACGCCGTTGCTGACGCGATCGTCAAATTGGGGGCGGCCGGCTCGCTGGCTCCTTCCATAGAAGGAAACCTCGATACGGATGGTAGAAAGGCCCATGTCGCTGCGGCCTCGATCGCCGTCGCGCTCATGGCCGAGCCCGTGACGATCGACGTGCTCGTCTTGCTCGATAGTCGTCAGACGCCGCCGACTGGGGCGCAGACGGACGCCACACGTTACGCCCTCGAGGCGTTGTCAGCATCGGGCGCGCGCGTGCTGACGAAGAGCGACATGCTTGCCACGCTCACCGCCACGCTTCAACCCGCGACGACGCTGGCCGCGCGCAACCCGCTGGTCGTCAACGCGACCTACGGCGACACGGGGCGCCAACTCGTCAACGCCGAGCGCATAGAGCTCGACGAGCACCACATCGTCGAGTGGCGCACAGTCACGTTGCAGCTCGAGGGCGTGTAGATGCCGAAATCGTCACGCATCCTCGGCCTCTTTCAATCGACAATCGCCACCGAATCTTTCTCGACGTTGGCGACCGTCGTGTCGGCGCTTGCCGGGCCCATCGAGGAAGCGGACACTCTTCTTTTCCGGATTCAGCGCGCGCATCGCATTCGCGTCGCAACGCAGACCAATGATGTATTGCTGCTGGCAAATGCGCTCAATCTCCAGGAGCAGCACTTCAGCGATCTGCGTTCGGACGAAGACATCAGCTACGACCGGCTGCTGACAGCAATGAAGCGTCGCGTCGAACGTGTCGCGCGTCTTCACCTCGACGCACTCGGCACACCCAAAGCCGTGGTCGACGCCGCCGCGATCATGCTGGATGCCGAGCTGACTCGGAAGACCGACACGCCATGGTTACGTCGTCTCGATGCCGAGGCGTATTCGTATGTGACCGACATCGACTTCGGCGAGGGCCGAAGCGGCGGACGACAGCGCGGCCGCATCTACCTGCACGAGAACCCGCTCCGCCCGCGCACGGTGCCGTCGACACCGCGCACTCCGCTCGACGCGTGGCTCGTGTCGGGCGACAACGTCGATTCGTCGCCCGCGCGGATCGTGATCGACGGCATCGACGATCGCGCCGTATTGCCGAGCGTGTTTTGTCCGATGACCGGACAAGGAGTGACGTTTTATGGCGTCATTCCCGCCGGCTCTCGTCTCGTTATCGACGTCGAGGACGGCGCTCGCCTCGATGGCCGTCCAGTGAACGACTGGGTGAGCTTCGACGTCGGCGCACGCGCGGACTATGGCCGCTACAACGCCGACGGATACGTCGTCGAGCGAGACGGCGCGCGCGATCCGTTCGACGGCGACATGTCGCGACTCTTCACCGCGCCGTACCGCCGCATCAAACCGGTGCCGAGCATTCCGCCTGGGACCACAGAGTGGGTTTTCGCGGTCGAGGAGGGAACGTACGACCAGAGCAACGCGGACTACGCGGTCTACGCGTTGCCGCCCGAGCCGCGTGCCGTGTTCGACCAGGATCCGGGGTACGACGAATCGGTCTACGACTTTGCGCCGAGTGCGTCGGTTGCGATGACGTGGTATGAACGAATGCCCTGCGCGTTCAAGCTGCTGGTGCCTGCGGAGACGCCGGCGTACGCGCCGGATGCTCCGCCGACCTCAGCTGTAGTCCCGGCAGAGATCGAGGCCGCGAATACGGAAGCGCACTACGCCACGACCGACCTCGGTCGTATCTCGGCGTTCGTCACGCGCTGCAGGGCCGCCGGCGTGCGCGCGTTCATCGACACCATTCGTCCCGAGTGGGTACTCGGAGAATCCATCGTGCGTGCGGCCGACGCGTCGTCGGGGCCAGGCATCACCACAGCGACGACCATAGTCCGACTAGAGGGGAGCGATCGCATTATCCCCGTCGATCCGGCGACACCAACGTCAGCGACTTGAGGAATTCATCATGGCCGATTTCAGCCTGGGCGCGAAAGCGATTAAGCACACGATCTCGCCGTCGTCACCGATCTTGAGAGCGGCGCTCACGGCGTCTCCGGCGATTGCGGCGGTCAAGATACCGCCGCGCTTGATCTTGCCGACGATTCCACCGGCACCGGTCGCGCCGGCGCCACCTCCGCCGACGCCAGCGCCAACTCCGGCGCCGGTTGCGGCATTGCCGACGCTCCCGCCGGTGCCCGACGAGAATCCATTCAATCATCTGCCGTTCCCCGCGCCGGGCGACCGCATTCGCGCGGACGACTTCAGACAGCTGTCCCTCTGTCTGCAATTGCTGCAGGCGAGCACGCAGTTATCCGCGGCGCTGTTTGGGCAGACGGTCGCCGCGGCACGTCCGTTCCTCGCGGCGCAAGGACGCGTGTTGTCGCGCATCATGAGCGTGTTCGGATCGGTGCTCGAGGACGCGAGCGACACGTCGTTCGATCAACGAATAATCATGATGGTGCTGCCGGTGGTCATCGGAGAGCCGGAGGTGCAAGTCATCGTCAGCGAGGCGGTGGAAACGCGGCGCCTCGCGCCCGAGCTTCGCGGGAACAGCTACGCTGCGGCCGAGGGCGCGCTACGTGCGAGCATCGGGCAGGGAACGATCTCGGCGTCGCCCACACGTGTTCCGCAAGTCACCAACATCTCGCTGGCCGATGCGATCGCGTCGATCGGCGCTCCATCCACAATAAGGAGACCCTTGTGACTTCCATTCGACCGACGTTCGCGACTGGCGGAATTGCCGCCGCTCTCCGCAGCGCTGTAACGCCCGGCATCGCCGGCGCGGCGGCAGCGCCAACGGCTCCTGCCGCTCCGCCAACACCGCCGGCACCGCCGCCAATGTCGACGTTGCCTCCGTTTGCATTTCAGCCGCCGCCACCGCCGGGCGGAGTGCCGAGCTTTCCCACCATAACGGAGCCACCGGCTGCGCCCGATCCAACGCCGCCCGCCCCACCAGCCGCGAATCCGACGTTCGCGTCGGTGCGGCCGAATCTCACGGCGGCCGCAATCGATCCCAGGTTACTTGCCGCTCGCCAACCGCCGGTCTTCACGGCGGTCCCACCGATCCTCACCGCGCCGCCGCCGCAGCGCACGGTAACGCAGGTCGCGCAGGACGCGATCGCGCAGTTGCGCAGCGCTCCCCGCGACACCCTGAGCGAAGCGGTGCGAACGCTCCAAGCGAAGAGCGTCCAGGGAAAGGACATCATGAGTCTTCTCGAACGGCGCACGCGCATTGGCGAGGTGCTGAGCGGAAGCGCGTCGCGCTGGTCGGCCGACACGGTCGGCGATTTCGCAGCCGCCTTTCAGATGGATGCCACGCGTACCGCGGCGATGGATCTCATCGTGGCATTGGCGGTCATCAACGACGCCGGCGTTGAGGCAGAGCTGCGCTCGGAAAATCTCCCGCCGACGACGCCGCAAGACTTTTTGCAAAATCGGAAAGTCGTCTTTCAGTATCCGCCGGCCGGCACGGAGCTCACGTCGCCCTACGTGATTCTCGTCGCCGTCGAAGCCCAGGACTTCGCGCGGGCCGACGAGGCCGTGAGTTCCATCTACGGCCAGCTCGTCGACTTTCAGTCGTATCGCATGCCGCGCGACGCGGCGTCGAGGTTGGGGTAGGTCATGATCACGACTGGCCGGTGGTTCAACATGGCGCAATCCTCGGAGAGCGGATCGCGCGGGATGCTCCTCGGCACACACCTGACCGAGGCCCTGAGCGTGTTCTATCTCGATCCGGTGCACGACACCGCGCTAGAGCCGGGAAAAGACGCAGTGATCGAGGTGCCCGTCGACGCGCTACCGTTGAACGCCGATGTGAAGAGATGCACGGGCAAGATCCGTGCGGGCGTAATAAGCCACACTGCCTCACCCGAGCAATCGAGCACGGGCGTGACGATCACCGGTCCCGGCAACGATACGAAGGATTATACGATCGCCGTAGACGCGCCGACGCGTCCACGCAACGTCACCGTGCGGCTCGACGGCGGCGACGTCTTCTTTCGTTTCGGCGACCAGATGACGGCGAACGAATACGCGCTCCCCGACTTCTCGGCGAACGTCAATGCGTTTCTCGACACCTACACCGGACCACTGCCTGTGCGGCTGCGCTTCATCGTCACATCCGACTCGACCGGGAGTGCCGACATCGTCCTCGACCCGCTCGACTTCACGCGGATCCAGACGCAGACGTGGGTGAACGCCGCAGACGGCACGACGCGCGCCGAGAAGCCGTTCGAGCTCGATTTCGGCGATCTGCGCGACGCCGAGCTGCTGGCGCTGCCCGCCGACGGAAGTCAGGAGAAACTCGTTGCCCTCTCCTACGACGTCACCGGCGAGTTTGGCCCGGAACGCACGCTCGGCGAGGCGACGCTGCATCACGCGACAAACGAGTTCGCGAGCATCGGGAGCGACTTCGGTGTCGCTCAGCGTGTGCGGTCGAACGTCGACGCACAAGTCACCGGCGTGGCGCTGGCGATCTCCAACGAGACTGCAGCAACGCTCTACGTTGGACTGCACAGCGACCTCGACGATCTTCCTGACGCCGGCTCGCCCGCGCTCGGAGAATCACAGGTTGCGATCGATGCCGGCGATGGCACGCCGCGCTGGTGTTACGCGACGCTTCAAGCACCGGTGATGCTCCGCGCGGGGGAGCCGGCGTGGATCGTGTGTCGCGGTATTCAAGGCAGCGCGCGGCTCGCGGTTGCGCGAACCGACGTCGCGCTCCTCGAATATTTTCGAATCAGCCGCGGCGGACATCTGTGGCGCACGTTCAGCCAATCCGATCGCGATACCCCACGCGGTCTCGCCCGACTGGTGTATCTGCCGGACGCCGAGAACGGCGCGGCGGCGGCTGAGTTGCTGCTCGCGTCGGCAAGCACACAGGTCGTACACGCGACGTCGGCGCTGGACCCGACGGCGCAGCTCACGTCGCAGCGCCTGGCGCTGACCGGCGTCACGGCCGGCGACCACATCGTGGCGACCATTCGCTCGAGCGCGCGAGGCACGCTCACGCTGCAGAAAGTCATTCAGGAATACACCTGACTCGAGAGCACACACATGCAACCGCGCAACATCGAGGTCTTCGACGGCCTTCGCATCACGACCGATCACTTCGATCACCTGCAGGGATCGATTCATTCTGCGCTCGAGGACTTCCGTGGCATCCTCGGTCTCGGGCGAGTGCATCGTGGCTTTGGTGTGACCGCGGTCGACGAGCATTCGATCCAGATGGATCCCGGACTGGCTTTCGATGCGCAGCGGCGTCGCGTCGTGAGCGATGAGCCGGTGAAGCTCGAAGTGCCGGCGGCGATCGCGACGGCCCCGCAGTTCGTCTGC
This sequence is a window from Gemmatimonadaceae bacterium. Protein-coding genes within it:
- a CDS encoding baseplate J/gp47 family protein, whose amino-acid sequence is MTFVPQPFEQIADDLLTALTGGVTREEHQFIGLEESYGVASPDVIPESIGVSGQIGATYVRFDRDIDYTLDFTNGTIRFKDGGGARRPDDRSFFYLSYYRSETPKKLTDRNPGSVTFLLANAFAREVAVLQKQMAFIYDSAYVELATGTSLEHVAALLGITRKDARFAMGEVLFLRDTPAHGDISIPAGTVVATERGESFETVERRTLNRGQLSVTAAIRATVDGTPGKVDARTIDLITRPIFGITGVINPEATAFSTEKETDEALRRRIRGTIERAGKASLEAIKLALLEQVPGLNDTNVQVVERTDVAGMVDVKIGLGDQVDDTLIRRVEDAILSARAAGVRVTHNLPRKGARTDGEGAAVLIAEGARPPVRLDPDVVARNATGVLELQLVVLVRLLDPALSAAQKDGVEEEIRARVKAYFESLPMGAPVIHSKVLAAVVGHDAVADAIVKLGAAGSLAPSIEGNLDTDGRKAHVAAASIAVALMAEPVTIDVLVLLDSRQTPPTGAQTDATRYALEALSASGARVLTKSDMLATLTATLQPATTLAARNPLVVNATYGDTGRQLVNAERIELDEHHIVEWRTVTLQLEGV